One Gemmatimonadota bacterium DNA window includes the following coding sequences:
- a CDS encoding DUF4440 domain-containing protein codes for MRMMSRLLNGLALGAVLACSPAPTHDVAADAQAIRDIDARWNEYIVAKNDSAIAAIYDSNAVLMPPNMPALNGAGPIRAFWAGLWGINVSLTLAVDEVIVDGDLALDRGRYTFSVPQPDGSQASETGKYLVGWRRIGGQWKAVSDIYNSDTPPAPAPAPAK; via the coding sequence ATGCGCATGATGTCCCGCCTGCTGAACGGCCTCGCCCTCGGCGCCGTGCTCGCCTGCAGCCCAGCTCCCACGCACGACGTCGCGGCCGATGCCCAGGCCATCCGGGATATCGATGCCAGGTGGAACGAATACATCGTGGCGAAGAACGACTCGGCCATCGCCGCGATCTACGACAGCAACGCGGTCCTGATGCCGCCGAACATGCCGGCCCTGAACGGCGCGGGCCCGATCCGCGCCTTCTGGGCCGGGCTGTGGGGGATCAACGTCAGCCTGACGCTCGCGGTGGACGAGGTGATCGTGGATGGCGACCTGGCGCTGGACCGGGGCCGGTACACCTTCAGCGTCCCCCAGCCCGATGGCAGCCAGGCCAGCGAGACCGGCAAGTACCTCGTGGGGTGGCGCCGCATCGGCGGCCAGTGGAAGGCCGTGAGCGACATCTACAACAGCGACACCCCGCCGGCGCCCGCCCCAGCGCCCGCCAAGTAG
- the ytxJ gene encoding bacillithiol system redox-active protein YtxJ, translating to MPLAPLDTASAAQWLAALPETSLTLLYKHSTRCGVSLDASMELGGFVAAHPEVMAWQVDVLRQRALSQDFARLLDIPHQSPQVILLRGGRPIWHTSHQRITSGALAERLAAARAG from the coding sequence GTGCCGCTGGCCCCGCTCGACACGGCAAGCGCCGCCCAGTGGCTGGCGGCGCTTCCCGAGACCTCGCTCACCCTCCTCTACAAGCACAGCACCCGCTGCGGCGTCTCCCTGGACGCCAGCATGGAGCTGGGCGGGTTCGTGGCCGCCCATCCGGAGGTGATGGCGTGGCAGGTGGACGTCCTCCGGCAGCGGGCGCTGTCGCAGGACTTCGCCCGGCTGCTCGACATCCCCCACCAGTCGCCGCAGGTCATCCTGCTGCGCGGCGGCCGGCCCATCTGGCACACCTCCCACCAGCGCATCACCAGCGGCGCGCTGGCCGAACGGCTCGCGGCCGCCCGCGCGGGCTGA
- a CDS encoding VOC family protein has protein sequence MTPADGTALTAIGQIAVTVHDVARATAFYRDVLGLPLLFEVPGMAFFDAGGVRLMLAVPTDPTYDHPASILYYRVTDIHAAADRLAAAGAAFAAEPHLVVRMPEHDLWMAFLADSEGNTLALMCERRR, from the coding sequence GTGACGCCCGCCGACGGGACGGCGCTGACGGCCATCGGCCAGATCGCGGTGACGGTGCACGACGTGGCGCGCGCCACCGCCTTCTACCGCGACGTGCTGGGCCTGCCGCTGCTCTTCGAGGTCCCGGGCATGGCGTTCTTCGACGCCGGCGGCGTGCGGCTGATGCTCGCGGTCCCCACCGACCCGACGTACGACCATCCCGCGTCCATCCTGTACTACCGGGTGACCGACATCCACGCCGCCGCCGACCGGCTGGCCGCGGCGGGCGCCGCCTTCGCCGCCGAGCCGCACCTGGTGGTCCGGATGCCTGAGCACGACCTGTGGATGGCCTTCCTCGCCGACAGCGAGGGGAACACGCTCGCGCTGATGTGCGAGCGCCGGCGCTAG
- a CDS encoding DUF4345 domain-containing protein has translation MTLARWILGVIGVTFVAIGVGFLFRPVSWAAWLEIALPTAMARTDLRATYGGFDLAFGIFLLLAARRADWVAPGLVANALALGGFAAGRLLGFAAERSVSPRLVPFLLIELAGVALSLLALRRLP, from the coding sequence ATGACCCTGGCGCGCTGGATCCTCGGCGTGATCGGCGTGACCTTCGTGGCCATCGGGGTGGGGTTCCTGTTCCGGCCGGTGAGCTGGGCCGCGTGGCTCGAGATCGCGCTGCCCACGGCCATGGCGCGGACCGACCTGCGCGCCACCTACGGCGGCTTCGACCTGGCGTTCGGGATCTTCCTGCTGCTGGCCGCCCGGCGGGCCGACTGGGTGGCCCCCGGCCTGGTGGCCAACGCGCTCGCGCTCGGCGGCTTCGCCGCGGGGCGCCTGCTCGGCTTCGCGGCGGAACGGAGCGTGAGCCCGCGCCTGGTGCCCTTCCTGCTGATCGAGCTGGCGGGGGTGGCGCTCTCGCTCCTGGCGCTGCGCCGGCTGCCGTGA
- a CDS encoding amidohydrolase, protein MAGSLLFLALLTSCHLERRPPATPADLVLRDGVVWTAEPERPWAEAVAIREGRLVYVGDVAGAERFVGGGTQVIELEGKMVLPGFGDTHAHPLSGGLELRECNLYEARTAAEIEGVIHAYADAHPDLPWVRGNGWQLPVFPGANPGRALLDRVVPDRPAFFYAADGHSAWVNSRALALAGVTRETPDPPGGRIERDPRTREPSGTLRESAIGLVSRLLPPYSREERIGAVRRALAEANRFGITSITDADVGEDYLDAYLAVDERNELTARVTAALRDHEDVPLDSMVPRLRALRDRARFASRVRAGTVKLYADGVLEARTAALLAPYLDRPGDAGPLVYAPEALEERILRFDREGFQVHVHAIGDRAIRVTLDALARAREAHPSRDARPVLAHIELFDPADLPRFRALGVVASFQPFWAQRDEYIADLTEPALGPARSRWLYPIGSMLASGAVVAGGSDWTVSTLNPLDAIEVAVTRHELNRPDGAAWLPEERADLPRMLAAYTINAAWAQHAERETGSLVAGKLADLIVLDRDLFALPATELHTARVLLTLLEGRPVWRDSTFAPTLR, encoded by the coding sequence ATGGCCGGATCCCTGCTCTTCCTTGCCCTCCTCACCAGCTGCCACCTGGAGCGTCGGCCGCCGGCCACGCCGGCCGACCTGGTGCTGCGTGACGGCGTGGTGTGGACGGCGGAGCCGGAGCGCCCCTGGGCCGAGGCGGTGGCCATCCGCGAGGGGCGCCTGGTGTACGTGGGCGACGTGGCCGGCGCCGAGCGCTTCGTGGGTGGCGGGACGCAGGTGATCGAGCTGGAGGGGAAGATGGTGCTGCCGGGCTTCGGCGACACCCACGCCCACCCGCTGTCCGGCGGGCTCGAGCTGCGCGAGTGCAACCTGTACGAGGCGCGGACCGCGGCGGAGATCGAGGGCGTGATCCACGCCTACGCTGACGCCCATCCCGACCTGCCGTGGGTGCGCGGCAACGGCTGGCAGCTGCCGGTCTTCCCGGGCGCGAATCCCGGCCGCGCTCTCCTCGACCGCGTGGTGCCCGACCGCCCGGCTTTCTTCTATGCCGCGGACGGGCACTCCGCGTGGGTCAACTCCCGCGCGCTGGCGCTCGCCGGCGTCACCCGGGAGACGCCGGACCCGCCGGGCGGCCGGATCGAGCGCGATCCGCGCACCCGCGAGCCGAGCGGCACCCTGCGCGAGTCGGCGATCGGGCTGGTGAGCCGCCTGCTCCCCCCGTACTCGCGGGAGGAACGGATCGGCGCGGTGCGCCGGGCCCTGGCGGAGGCCAACCGGTTCGGGATCACCAGCATCACCGACGCCGACGTGGGCGAGGACTACCTCGATGCCTACCTCGCGGTGGACGAGCGCAACGAGCTCACCGCGCGGGTCACCGCCGCGCTCCGGGACCACGAGGACGTCCCGCTCGACAGCATGGTGCCCAGGCTGCGCGCCCTGCGTGACCGTGCGCGGTTCGCCTCGCGGGTGCGGGCCGGCACGGTGAAGCTCTACGCCGACGGCGTCCTCGAGGCGCGCACCGCGGCGCTGCTGGCGCCGTACCTCGACCGGCCCGGCGACGCCGGCCCACTGGTGTATGCGCCGGAGGCCCTGGAGGAACGGATCCTCCGCTTCGATCGCGAGGGGTTCCAGGTCCACGTCCACGCGATCGGCGACCGCGCCATCCGGGTGACCCTCGACGCGCTGGCCCGGGCCCGCGAGGCGCATCCCTCGCGCGACGCGCGGCCGGTGCTGGCGCACATCGAGCTGTTCGATCCCGCCGACCTGCCCCGCTTCCGCGCCCTGGGCGTGGTGGCCAGCTTCCAGCCCTTCTGGGCCCAGCGTGACGAGTACATCGCCGACCTCACCGAGCCGGCGCTCGGGCCGGCCCGCTCGCGCTGGCTCTACCCGATCGGCAGCATGCTCGCGAGCGGGGCGGTGGTAGCGGGCGGCAGCGACTGGACCGTCTCGACCCTCAATCCGCTCGACGCGATCGAGGTGGCCGTCACCCGGCACGAGCTCAACCGGCCCGACGGCGCGGCGTGGCTCCCCGAGGAGCGCGCCGACCTGCCGCGGATGCTCGCCGCCTACACCATCAACGCCGCCTGGGCCCAGCACGCCGAGCGCGAGACCGGCAGCCTGGTGGCCGGCAAGCTGGCCGACCTGATCGTGCTCGACCGCGACCTCTTTGCGCTGCCGGCCACCGAGCTGCACACGGCCCGGGTGCTCCTCACACTGCTCGAGGGGCGGCCGGTGTGGCGCGACTCCACCTTCGCGCCCACCCTGCGGTGA
- a CDS encoding peptide ABC transporter substrate-binding protein, with translation MPPRSRLVLLGLAALLACRDARPCPTCDQLVIAATGEPEALLPPLVYETVGRDIGDRVYERLADLVPGGAPIDTGAYRPALAARWERVDSLTLRFHLRPGARWHDGEPVTAGDVVFSFESYADSVLDTPARGSLAGQLSASAEDSSTVLVQFARAYPEQLYDATWHVRVIPAHVWRWQERSTWGSDTAVAHVIGSGPYRMGAWARGQSLTLVADTAGGRRAGVGTLTWRFAADPDAALNLVLSHEADLLEAVGAPERVARVAADSGLRTVSYPAAAYGFLGFNLGGAAMRRPGGGPLADRAVRRALTMAVDRPAIARTVFGEGAKAPPGPMSQLLWVWDDSVATLPSDTAAAAQALDAAGWPRGAGGVRARAGTRLGFDILVPATSLGRRRLAELLQERWRLVGAEVTVTAVDFPVFQERLGKGEFDSYIGAWLDEPSPRGLADQWTAAGIGILNYGRYANPAFDRLFHEALGAADLLAARRAWRAALDTLNADAPALFLYAPVNVAAVSRRVEGFTIDPYSWLSGIGTVTAGPRE, from the coding sequence GTGCCCCCGCGTTCCCGTCTCGTCCTCCTGGGCCTCGCCGCCCTGCTCGCCTGCCGCGACGCCCGTCCCTGCCCCACCTGCGACCAGCTGGTGATCGCGGCCACCGGCGAGCCGGAGGCGCTGCTGCCGCCGCTGGTCTACGAGACGGTGGGCCGCGACATCGGCGACCGGGTGTACGAGCGGCTGGCCGACCTGGTCCCGGGTGGCGCGCCGATCGACACCGGCGCCTACCGGCCGGCGCTGGCCGCGCGATGGGAGCGGGTGGACAGCCTCACCCTGCGGTTCCACCTCCGGCCCGGCGCCCGGTGGCACGACGGCGAGCCGGTCACCGCCGGCGACGTGGTCTTCTCGTTCGAGTCGTACGCCGACTCGGTGCTCGACACCCCCGCCCGCGGCTCCCTCGCCGGCCAGCTCTCGGCCAGCGCGGAGGACTCGAGCACGGTGCTGGTGCAGTTTGCGCGCGCCTATCCCGAGCAGCTGTACGACGCCACCTGGCACGTGCGGGTGATCCCGGCGCATGTCTGGCGCTGGCAGGAACGCAGCACCTGGGGCAGCGATACCGCGGTGGCGCACGTGATCGGCAGCGGGCCCTACCGGATGGGGGCGTGGGCGCGGGGGCAGTCGCTCACGCTGGTGGCCGACACCGCGGGCGGGCGGCGCGCCGGCGTGGGGACGCTCACCTGGCGCTTTGCCGCCGACCCCGACGCGGCGCTCAACCTGGTGCTGTCGCACGAGGCGGACCTCCTGGAGGCGGTGGGCGCGCCGGAGCGGGTGGCCCGCGTCGCGGCCGACTCCGGGCTCCGCACCGTTTCCTATCCCGCCGCGGCCTACGGGTTCCTCGGCTTCAACCTGGGCGGTGCGGCCATGCGGCGGCCCGGCGGCGGCCCCCTCGCCGACCGCGCCGTGCGGCGCGCGCTCACCATGGCGGTGGACCGGCCGGCGATCGCCCGCACGGTCTTCGGCGAGGGCGCCAAGGCGCCACCCGGCCCCATGTCGCAGCTGCTCTGGGTGTGGGACGACAGCGTGGCCACGCTCCCCTCCGACACCGCCGCCGCGGCGCAGGCCCTCGATGCCGCCGGCTGGCCCCGCGGCGCCGGCGGGGTGCGCGCCCGCGCCGGGACGCGGCTCGGCTTCGACATCCTGGTGCCCGCCACCAGCCTGGGCCGCCGCCGGCTGGCGGAGCTGCTGCAGGAACGGTGGCGGCTGGTCGGCGCGGAGGTGACGGTCACCGCGGTGGACTTCCCGGTCTTCCAGGAGCGGCTGGGGAAGGGCGAGTTCGACAGCTACATCGGGGCGTGGCTCGACGAACCGAGCCCGCGCGGCCTGGCCGACCAGTGGACCGCGGCCGGGATCGGCATCCTCAATTACGGCCGCTACGCCAATCCGGCCTTCGACCGGCTGTTCCACGAGGCGCTCGGTGCCGCCGACCTCCTGGCCGCACGCCGCGCGTGGCGCGCCGCCCTCGACACCCTCAACGCCGACGCGCCCGCGCTCTTCCTGTACGCCCCGGTGAACGTGGCCGCGGTGTCGCGGCGGGTGGAGGGATTCACGATCGACCCCTACAGCTGGCTGAGCGGCATCGGCACGGTGACGGCGGGGCCGCGTGAGTAG
- a CDS encoding DinB family protein, with product MTIARPTADEFAPYYGTYVGKVPGEDARPVLVAQRHGTAAFLAAIPEAKAGFRYAAGKWSVREVIGHLADAERIFAYRLLRIARGDATPLASFDENLYVPNGQFERRSLADMAAEFATVRDATLSLVHGMDAEALARMGTASQKPVSARALAWIIAGHEIHHLAVIRERYLT from the coding sequence ATGACCATCGCCCGCCCCACCGCCGACGAGTTTGCGCCCTACTACGGCACCTATGTCGGCAAGGTCCCGGGCGAGGACGCGCGGCCGGTCCTCGTGGCCCAGCGGCACGGCACCGCCGCCTTCCTCGCGGCGATTCCGGAGGCGAAGGCGGGGTTCCGCTATGCCGCGGGGAAGTGGAGCGTGCGCGAGGTGATCGGTCACCTGGCCGATGCCGAGCGGATCTTCGCCTACCGGCTGCTGCGGATCGCGCGGGGGGACGCCACGCCGCTGGCGAGCTTCGACGAGAACCTCTACGTGCCCAACGGCCAGTTCGAGCGCCGCAGCCTCGCCGACATGGCGGCGGAGTTCGCCACGGTGCGCGACGCCACCCTTTCGCTCGTCCACGGCATGGACGCCGAGGCGCTGGCGCGCATGGGCACGGCCAGCCAGAAGCCGGTGAGCGCCCGGGCGCTGGCCTGGATCATCGCGGGGCACGAGATCCACCACCTGGCCGTGATCCGCGAGCGGTATCTCACCTGA
- a CDS encoding cation transporter: MPTRAARGIRSAQLGLVVNTLLAITKLVAGILGNAYALVADAVESTADIFSSLIVWGGLQIATRQADDEYPFGYGKAEPLAATVVSLLLIGAAAGISVEALREIRTPHHTPAPFTLIVLVAVIVVKEVLFRRVLKVSDEVSSTAVKADAWHHRSDAITSAAAFLGISVALLGGPGWESADDWAALAAAGVIVVNAIRLLRPAIGDLMDKSPGAHLLERIGEAARATTDVRHIEKLKVRKAGLQYYVDLHVQADPALSLHDAHILSGRVKTAIRAAVPEVAGVLIHMEPHEV; the protein is encoded by the coding sequence ATGCCCACCCGCGCCGCCCGCGGCATCCGCAGCGCCCAGCTCGGCCTCGTGGTGAACACGCTCCTCGCGATCACCAAGCTGGTCGCGGGCATCCTCGGCAACGCCTACGCGCTGGTGGCCGACGCCGTCGAGTCCACCGCGGACATCTTCTCCTCGCTGATCGTCTGGGGCGGGCTGCAGATCGCCACCCGCCAGGCCGACGACGAATACCCCTTCGGCTACGGCAAGGCCGAGCCACTCGCGGCCACCGTCGTGTCGCTCCTGCTCATCGGGGCGGCGGCGGGCATCTCCGTCGAGGCGCTGCGCGAGATCCGCACCCCCCATCACACGCCGGCGCCGTTCACGCTCATCGTGCTGGTGGCGGTCATCGTGGTGAAGGAGGTGCTGTTCCGCCGGGTGCTCAAGGTGAGCGACGAGGTGAGCAGCACCGCGGTCAAGGCCGACGCCTGGCATCACCGCAGCGACGCCATCACTTCGGCCGCGGCCTTCCTCGGCATCAGCGTCGCGCTGCTGGGTGGGCCGGGGTGGGAATCGGCCGACGACTGGGCGGCCCTCGCCGCCGCGGGCGTGATCGTGGTCAACGCCATCCGGCTGCTGCGACCCGCCATCGGTGACCTCATGGACAAGAGCCCCGGCGCGCACCTGCTGGAGCGCATCGGCGAGGCCGCGCGCGCCACGACCGACGTCCGCCACATCGAGAAACTCAAGGTCCGCAAGGCCGGGCTGCAGTACTACGTGGACCTCCACGTGCAGGCCGACCCCGCCCTCTCCCTCCACGACGCCCACATTCTGAGTGGCCGGGTGAAGACCGCCATCCGGGCCGCCGTGCCCGAGGTGGCCGGGGTCCTGATTCACATGGAGCCCCATGAGGTGTAA
- a CDS encoding sigma 54-interacting transcriptional regulator has product MFQGGARDYFALPEDLGLLRRTLERERGAATGRADAAQFAAGERRLSGFDAIVGRSATLARTLDQARRVARHRDVTVLIGGETGTGKELLARALHYDSPRAEAPFVEINCAAIPANLLESELFGHEKGAFTGAVGAKPGLMEQAHGGTVFLDEIGNLPLDLQPKLLRALESREIRRVGGQQTRKVDVRVIGASHIDLAAAVARGEFREDLFYRLNVVALVLPPLRDRGEDVLVLAEAFAARLAAQYGLPVPALGPEAREAIRAHPWPGNVRELRNAIERALVLSTPGTLELGELTAQRGAAPARDGALPFPATLRQITQAAVQGMLELVSGNKSEAARRLGISRPRLQRILDGQGDDDT; this is encoded by the coding sequence ATGTTCCAGGGGGGCGCGCGGGACTATTTCGCCTTGCCCGAAGACCTGGGGCTGCTCCGCCGGACGCTGGAGCGGGAGCGGGGAGCGGCAACGGGCCGGGCCGACGCGGCGCAGTTCGCCGCCGGCGAACGCCGGCTCTCGGGGTTCGACGCGATCGTGGGCCGGAGCGCCACGCTCGCCCGGACGCTGGACCAGGCCCGGCGGGTGGCGCGGCACCGCGACGTGACGGTGCTGATCGGGGGCGAGACCGGCACGGGCAAGGAGCTGCTGGCCCGCGCCCTGCACTACGACAGCCCGCGGGCCGAGGCGCCGTTCGTCGAGATCAACTGCGCGGCGATCCCGGCCAACCTGCTCGAGAGTGAGCTGTTCGGGCACGAGAAGGGCGCCTTCACCGGCGCGGTGGGCGCCAAGCCGGGGCTGATGGAGCAGGCGCACGGCGGGACGGTCTTCCTCGACGAGATCGGGAACCTCCCGCTCGACCTGCAGCCCAAGCTGCTGCGGGCACTGGAGAGCCGGGAGATCCGGCGCGTGGGCGGGCAGCAGACCCGCAAGGTGGATGTGCGGGTGATCGGCGCGAGCCACATCGACCTGGCGGCCGCCGTCGCCCGGGGGGAGTTCCGCGAGGACCTCTTCTACCGGCTCAACGTGGTGGCGCTGGTGCTGCCGCCGCTGCGCGACCGGGGCGAGGACGTCCTGGTGCTGGCGGAGGCGTTCGCGGCGCGGCTGGCCGCCCAGTACGGCCTGCCGGTGCCGGCCCTCGGTCCGGAGGCGCGCGAGGCGATCCGGGCCCACCCGTGGCCCGGCAACGTGCGCGAGTTGCGCAACGCCATCGAACGGGCGCTGGTGCTCTCGACCCCGGGCACCCTGGAGCTGGGCGAGCTCACGGCGCAGCGGGGCGCGGCGCCGGCACGGGACGGGGCGCTGCCCTTCCCCGCCACCCTGCGGCAGATCACCCAGGCGGCGGTACAGGGCATGCTGGAGCTGGTCAGTGGCAACAAGAGTGAGGCGGCGCGGCGGCTCGGGATCTCCCGCCCCCGCCTGCAGCGGATTCTCGATGGGCAGGGCGACGACGACACCTAG
- a CDS encoding tetratricopeptide repeat protein: MARTKPDRMSLDPLFTDDPARELRQLVEAGRFREALEAHTRAGDGRARMPEVALLAATAATRLGELGRGVTLAEAALERFRLRADTDGRMRAMNLLGAIAFDHGRLEEAERCFGEALDLARVLEDGRMAANASNNLASVAHLRNRPDLALSLYRGALLGYQRIGDRRGTAQTYHNLGLTFRQQRDWDDAEAAALQAVRHAEEVGEGSLMALAVMGRAEIHLDRGELSLARRELLRAEQLCRAAGDEVGTAEVGRLRATLTLKEGRPAEALALALEARAVALRLGILQLQGECAGVAAAAARQLGHLADADAHAAEAREIFERLGAERLQQELERSLH, encoded by the coding sequence GTGGCCCGCACGAAACCCGACCGCATGTCCCTCGACCCGCTCTTCACCGACGACCCCGCCCGCGAGCTGCGCCAGCTCGTGGAGGCAGGGCGTTTCCGGGAAGCCCTGGAGGCGCACACGCGCGCCGGGGACGGCAGGGCGCGGATGCCCGAGGTGGCCCTGCTGGCGGCCACGGCCGCCACCCGCCTCGGGGAGCTCGGCCGCGGCGTGACCCTGGCCGAGGCCGCGCTGGAGCGCTTCCGCCTCCGGGCCGACACCGACGGCCGCATGCGGGCCATGAACCTCCTCGGCGCCATCGCCTTTGACCATGGGCGCCTGGAGGAGGCGGAGCGGTGCTTCGGCGAGGCGCTGGACCTGGCGCGCGTGCTGGAAGACGGGCGCATGGCCGCCAACGCCTCCAACAACCTCGCCTCGGTGGCGCACCTCCGGAACCGCCCCGACCTGGCGCTCAGCCTCTATCGCGGTGCGCTGCTCGGCTACCAGCGGATCGGCGACCGCCGCGGCACCGCCCAGACCTACCACAACCTGGGGCTCACCTTCCGCCAGCAGCGGGACTGGGATGACGCCGAGGCCGCCGCGCTGCAGGCGGTGCGGCACGCGGAGGAAGTCGGCGAGGGCAGCCTGATGGCCCTGGCCGTGATGGGCCGGGCCGAGATCCACCTGGATCGGGGCGAGCTCAGCCTGGCCCGGCGGGAGCTCCTCCGGGCGGAACAACTCTGCCGCGCGGCGGGCGACGAGGTGGGCACCGCGGAGGTGGGCCGGCTGCGGGCCACCCTCACGCTCAAGGAGGGCCGGCCGGCGGAGGCGCTGGCGCTGGCCCTCGAGGCGCGCGCGGTGGCGCTGCGGCTCGGGATCCTGCAGCTGCAGGGCGAGTGCGCCGGCGTCGCGGCGGCCGCGGCCCGCCAGCTGGGGCACCTCGCCGACGCCGACGCCCACGCGGCCGAGGCGCGGGAGATCTTCGAGCGGCTGGGGGCGGAACGGCTGCAGCAGGAGCTCGAGCGCTCCCTGCACTAG